In the Gemmatimonadaceae bacterium genome, one interval contains:
- a CDS encoding class I SAM-dependent RNA methyltransferase, translating into MPDLLEPLEAFAITAPGLSRIAARELAGIGLEVDAVEPAGVTFKGGLREVYAANLRLRTVSRVLVRLARFHARTFAELERHSAKIPWSRFIASGRSFELRVTSRKSRLYHSDAVAERIERIVAQGTGGELAEGEPSGEHDGERAQLVIVRLDRDECTVNIDSSGALLHMRGYRRATAKAPMRETIAAAMLLASEWRADEPLFDPFCGSGTIPIEGAMLARRIPPGLDRVFAFQQWPWVEAGLWSRMRRDAETEILDDLPAPIIGADRDEGAIRAASENAARARVDGQVEFVLSPVSEASVDAGPGWVITNPPYGVRVGTSRELRNLYARFGAVLRERFGGWRLAFLSADHALEAQLRMELEVLFRTTNGGIPVRCMTAKRIARR; encoded by the coding sequence GTGCCGGACCTACTCGAGCCGCTCGAAGCGTTCGCGATCACCGCGCCCGGTCTCTCCCGCATCGCCGCGCGCGAGCTCGCGGGTATCGGGCTCGAGGTGGACGCGGTCGAGCCCGCCGGTGTCACGTTCAAGGGTGGACTACGCGAGGTGTACGCGGCAAATCTGCGGCTGCGCACCGTGAGCCGCGTGCTCGTGCGGCTGGCGCGCTTTCACGCGCGGACCTTCGCGGAGCTGGAGCGACATTCCGCGAAGATCCCGTGGTCGCGGTTCATCGCGTCGGGACGGTCGTTCGAGTTGCGCGTGACCTCGCGGAAATCGCGGCTGTATCACTCCGATGCGGTCGCCGAGCGGATCGAGCGTATCGTGGCGCAGGGGACGGGTGGCGAGCTCGCGGAAGGCGAGCCGTCGGGGGAGCACGACGGCGAGCGGGCGCAGCTCGTCATCGTGCGGCTCGACCGCGACGAGTGCACGGTCAACATCGACAGCTCGGGTGCGCTCCTGCACATGCGTGGATACCGCCGGGCCACGGCCAAGGCCCCCATGCGCGAGACGATCGCGGCGGCGATGCTGCTCGCCTCGGAGTGGCGCGCCGACGAGCCGCTGTTCGATCCCTTCTGCGGCTCGGGCACCATTCCTATAGAAGGGGCCATGCTCGCCAGACGGATTCCGCCGGGGCTGGACCGGGTGTTCGCGTTTCAGCAGTGGCCGTGGGTGGAGGCGGGGCTGTGGTCGCGGATGCGCCGCGACGCGGAGACCGAGATCCTCGACGACCTGCCGGCACCGATCATCGGAGCAGATCGCGACGAGGGCGCGATTCGCGCGGCGAGCGAGAACGCGGCGCGCGCGCGAGTGGACGGCCAAGTCGAATTCGTGCTGAGCCCGGTGTCGGAGGCGAGCGTGGACGCCGGACCGGGATGGGTGATAACGAACCCGCCGTACGGTGTGCGCGTCGGTACGTCGCGCGAGTTGCGTAATCTCTATGCGCGGTTCGGCGCGGTGCTGCGGGAGCGGTTCGGCGGCTGGCGACTGGCGTTTCTGTCCGCGGACCACGCCCTCGAGGCGCAGCTGCGCATGGAGCTGGAGGTGCTCTTCCGGACGACGAACGGAGGTATTCCCGTGCGCTGCATGACGGCGAAGCGGATTGCTCGTCGATAA
- a CDS encoding ATP-dependent DNA helicase RecQ produces MPKTITKSEAVACLRDRFGHKDFRRGQWEPVKVLTEGRDVLVVMPTGSGKSLIYQLGAVMLHGLTIVVTPLIALMKDQHDKLLAQGVDSVAMHSHLSTSESRETHRQISEGEGDILYLTPERFKDREFFEHLLGREISLFVVDEAHCVSQWGHDFRPDYLALGNIAKRLGRPPILALTATATAEVQQDIIHQLGMQDPHVTITGFARPNLRFEVRRTVNDGIKDAVVERTLAEGEGVGVIYVATVKETEWLHEKFRDKHRIAIYHGRMPAADRKESQELFMANKLKAIIATNAFGLGIDKHDLRFVLHYHFPGSIEAYYQEAGRAGRDGKPAVCTVLYRVEDKRIQSYFLGGKYPEVEEAARVAIALEQYPKGQPVAGADISEQTGVPLRKTRIVFSLLKRHGVVREHRDGKWERLADRLTSVNLSADLLDYEERRERDQQKLRTMIEFCQTAECRTRFILEHFGEEVEPDWRCGNCDACDEIDNWEIGTDMATESTTA; encoded by the coding sequence ATGCCCAAAACTATTACGAAATCCGAGGCGGTCGCGTGTCTCCGCGACCGGTTCGGCCACAAGGACTTCCGCCGCGGCCAGTGGGAGCCCGTAAAGGTGCTCACCGAGGGCCGCGACGTGCTCGTCGTGATGCCCACGGGCAGTGGCAAGTCGCTGATCTACCAGCTCGGCGCCGTGATGCTGCACGGCCTCACCATCGTCGTCACCCCGCTCATCGCCCTGATGAAGGACCAGCACGACAAGCTGCTGGCGCAGGGCGTGGACTCGGTGGCCATGCACTCGCACCTCTCCACCTCCGAATCGCGCGAGACGCACCGGCAGATCAGCGAGGGCGAGGGCGACATCCTCTACCTGACTCCCGAACGGTTCAAGGATCGCGAGTTCTTCGAGCATCTGCTCGGCCGCGAGATCAGTCTGTTCGTGGTGGACGAGGCGCATTGCGTCAGCCAGTGGGGGCATGATTTCCGCCCGGACTATCTCGCCCTGGGAAACATCGCCAAGCGGCTGGGCCGCCCGCCGATACTCGCGCTCACCGCGACGGCCACGGCGGAGGTGCAGCAGGACATCATCCACCAGCTCGGCATGCAGGACCCGCACGTCACGATCACCGGCTTCGCGCGGCCCAATCTCCGCTTCGAAGTCAGGCGGACGGTCAACGACGGCATCAAGGACGCGGTTGTGGAGCGGACGCTGGCCGAAGGCGAGGGAGTCGGCGTCATCTACGTCGCCACCGTGAAGGAAACCGAGTGGCTGCACGAGAAATTTCGCGACAAGCACAGGATCGCGATCTATCACGGCAGGATGCCGGCGGCGGACCGGAAGGAATCGCAGGAGCTGTTCATGGCGAACAAGCTCAAGGCGATCATCGCCACGAACGCGTTCGGCCTCGGAATCGACAAGCACGATCTGCGCTTCGTGCTGCATTACCACTTTCCCGGATCGATCGAAGCGTACTACCAGGAGGCGGGCCGTGCCGGGCGCGACGGCAAACCGGCCGTATGCACGGTTCTGTATCGCGTCGAAGACAAGCGGATCCAGTCGTACTTTCTCGGCGGGAAATATCCCGAGGTGGAAGAAGCCGCGCGCGTGGCGATCGCGCTGGAGCAGTATCCGAAGGGCCAGCCGGTAGCGGGCGCGGACATCTCCGAGCAGACCGGAGTCCCGCTCCGGAAGACTCGGATCGTGTTCTCCCTGCTCAAGCGGCACGGGGTGGTGCGCGAGCACCGGGACGGAAAGTGGGAGCGCCTCGCCGACCGTTTGACATCGGTCAACCTGAGCGCCGATCTTCTGGACTACGAAGAGCGCCGCGAGCGCGACCAGCAGAAGCTCCGCACCATGATCGAGTTCTGTCAGACGGCGGAGTGCCGCACACGGTTCATCCTCGAGCACTTCGGCGAGGAAGTCGAGCCCGACTGGCGCTGCGGCAACTGCGACGCCTGCGACGAGATCGACAACTGGGAGATCGGGACCGACATGGCCACCGAGAGCACGACGGCTTGA
- a CDS encoding protein-methionine-sulfoxide reductase heme-binding subunit MsrQ, whose translation MRTGRWALRFIAITLAVTPLRRLTGWNEAIKYRRMLGLFAFFYATLHLSAFIGLDMFFDVSDIVEDIVKHPYITIGMATWLLLLPLAVTSTKGWIRRLGGKRWNRLHQLIYVAAITGTIHYLWAVKKDTFLPLVYLTIIGALLAWRLWHWLAKRKARV comes from the coding sequence CTGCGGACCGGGCGCTGGGCGTTGCGCTTCATCGCGATCACGCTCGCGGTGACTCCGCTCCGCCGCCTCACCGGCTGGAACGAGGCGATCAAGTACCGGCGCATGCTCGGCTTGTTCGCGTTCTTCTATGCTACGCTGCACCTGTCGGCGTTCATCGGCCTCGACATGTTCTTCGACGTGAGCGACATAGTCGAGGACATCGTCAAGCATCCCTACATCACGATCGGCATGGCTACCTGGCTGCTGCTGCTTCCGCTCGCCGTCACTTCCACCAAAGGCTGGATCCGGCGGCTCGGCGGCAAGCGGTGGAACCGCCTGCACCAGCTCATCTACGTCGCGGCGATCACCGGCACCATTCATTACCTGTGGGCGGTGAAGAAGGACACCTTCCTGCCGCTCGTCTATCTCACGATCATCGGAGCGCTGCTCGCGTGGCGGCTCTGGCACTGGCTCGCCAAGAGAAAGGCACGCGTGTAA
- the msrP gene encoding protein-methionine-sulfoxide reductase catalytic subunit MsrP, whose translation MLIRRRPDIPASEITDERLYLNRRSFIATSGLLGVAAATGALPGCLQAAPSEEQGEDKLTPYKDVTTYNNYYEFGTGKDDPSENAGSFRTRPWSVAVEGLVKKPAVYDLEDILRPVTQEERVYRLRCVEGWSMVIPWLGFPLAALINRVEPTSQAKFVEFTTLLDPRRMPGQRRPVLDWPYTEGLRLDEAMHPLTILATGLYGRPLPNQNGAPLRLVVPWKYGFKSIKGIVKLRFTDRQPATAWNKAAPSEYGFYSNVNPEVDHPRWSQAKERRIGEFLRRRTLMFNGYGDQVARMYAGMDLRRYY comes from the coding sequence ATGCTCATTCGACGCCGACCTGACATTCCCGCCAGTGAAATCACCGACGAGCGGTTGTATTTGAACCGACGGTCGTTCATCGCCACGAGCGGCCTGCTCGGCGTGGCGGCCGCGACCGGCGCGCTCCCGGGTTGCCTCCAGGCCGCGCCGTCCGAGGAACAGGGTGAAGACAAGCTGACGCCGTACAAGGACGTCACCACCTACAACAACTACTACGAGTTCGGCACGGGGAAAGACGATCCCTCCGAGAATGCCGGCTCCTTCCGCACGCGGCCGTGGAGCGTGGCGGTCGAAGGCCTCGTGAAGAAGCCCGCGGTCTACGATCTCGAGGACATACTCCGCCCCGTGACGCAGGAGGAGCGCGTGTACCGGCTGCGCTGCGTCGAAGGATGGTCCATGGTGATTCCGTGGCTCGGCTTTCCGCTCGCCGCCCTGATCAACCGGGTCGAGCCGACCTCGCAGGCGAAGTTTGTCGAGTTCACCACGCTGCTCGATCCGCGTCGGATGCCGGGTCAGCGCCGTCCGGTGCTCGACTGGCCGTACACCGAAGGGCTCCGGCTCGACGAAGCGATGCATCCGCTGACGATTCTCGCCACCGGCCTATACGGCCGGCCGCTGCCGAACCAGAACGGCGCGCCGCTTCGGCTCGTCGTGCCGTGGAAGTACGGCTTCAAGAGCATCAAGGGGATCGTGAAGCTGCGCTTCACCGACCGGCAGCCGGCGACCGCGTGGAACAAGGCCGCTCCCTCGGAATACGGCTTCTACTCCAACGTGAACCCGGAAGTCGATCACCCGCGCTGGAGCCAGGCGAAGGAGCGGCGCATCGGGGAGTTTCTCCGCCGCCGCACGCTGATGTTCAACGGCTACGGCGATCAGGTCGCGCGGATGTACGCGGGCATGGACCTGCGCAGATACTACTGA
- a CDS encoding protein-glutamate O-methyltransferase CheR yields MAVSLTPRDGVESPGASLGRNELEKLEIELLLEGIYRHYGFDFRSYAYSSLRRRLWKRIEAERLESVSALQNAVLHDPEVMERLLRDLSVNVTAMFRDPTFYVAFRNQVVPLLRTYPFIRIWHAGCSTGEEVFSMAILLTEEGLYDRCRIYATDINDILLRQAKQRIFPLERMQEYTDNYIKAGGKRSFSEYYTAMYEGALFSAALLKNAVFSQHNLVTDGSFAEFNVILCRNVLIYFDKSLQGKVHGLFYDSLSTFGVLCLGSKESLKFSRYEHCYEELNTREKIYRKVV; encoded by the coding sequence GTGGCTGTATCGCTGACGCCGCGGGACGGCGTGGAGTCCCCCGGAGCGTCGCTCGGACGGAACGAGCTGGAGAAGCTGGAGATCGAGCTGCTCCTGGAGGGCATATACCGCCATTACGGCTTCGACTTCCGGTCGTACGCATACTCCTCGCTGCGGCGGCGGCTATGGAAGCGGATCGAGGCCGAGCGGCTCGAGTCGGTGAGCGCCCTGCAGAACGCCGTGCTGCACGATCCCGAGGTGATGGAGCGGCTGCTGCGCGACCTGTCCGTCAACGTCACGGCGATGTTCCGCGATCCGACCTTTTACGTCGCGTTCCGGAACCAGGTCGTTCCGCTGCTGCGCACGTATCCGTTCATCCGCATCTGGCACGCCGGCTGCTCGACCGGGGAGGAGGTGTTCTCGATGGCCATCCTCCTCACCGAGGAGGGACTGTACGACCGCTGCCGCATCTACGCCACGGACATCAACGACATACTTCTGCGCCAGGCGAAGCAGCGGATCTTCCCGCTGGAGCGCATGCAGGAGTACACCGACAACTACATCAAGGCCGGCGGGAAGCGTTCGTTCTCCGAGTACTACACTGCGATGTACGAGGGCGCGCTGTTCTCTGCGGCACTGCTGAAGAACGCCGTCTTCTCGCAGCACAACCTGGTGACCGATGGATCGTTCGCGGAATTCAACGTCATTCTCTGCCGCAACGTCCTGATCTACTTCGACAAGTCGCTACAGGGAAAGGTGCACGGCCTCTTCTACGACAGCCTGTCCACTTTCGGCGTGCTATGCCTCGGGTCCAAGGAGTCGCTGAAGTTCTCCCGGTACGAGCACTGCTACGAGGAGCTGAACACCCGCGAGAAGATTTACCGGAAGGTCGTGTAA
- a CDS encoding HAMP domain-containing protein yields the protein MEIGDEIEIEGVADAPTGAARTRRRSKGKSGKRAGNGRQTGNGNGSRQIEMRRLLAGLKDMCGGDFSVRLPDSADPMMNDIIDEFNAIAARNQAVTTELRRVATTVGSEGRMHDRAFVPEVEGGWRSMIGSVNSLITDLVQPTTEVARVLTAVAEGDLSQKIVLEMEGKAVQGEFLRIGTTVNTMVDQLSAFASEVTRVAREVGTEGQLGGQANVPGVAGTWKDLTDNVNMLAGNLTSQVRNIADVTTAVAKGDLSRKITVDVKGEVLELKDTINTMVDQLNSFASEVTRVAREVGTEGVLGGQANVPGVAGTWKDLTDNVNFMASNLTGQVRNIADVTTAVARGDLSRKITADARGEILELKNTINTMVDQLSAFASEVTRVAKEVGTDGKLGGQAEVPGVGGTWKDLTDNVNTLAGNLTSQVRNIADVTTAVARGDLSRKITVEARGETLELKNTINTMVDQLSAFADEVTRVAKEVGTEGNLGGQAEVPGVAGTWKDLTDNVNAMANNLTGQIRNIADVTTAVAKGDLSKKITVDVQGEILELKDTINDMVDSLRIFAGEVTRVAREVGTEGRLGGQAEVPDVAGTWKDLTDNVNFMASNLTGQVRNIADVTTAVARGDLSRKITAEAKGEILELKNTINTMVDQLSAFASEVTRVAREVGTEGKLGGQANVPGVAGTWKDLTDNVNTLAGNLTSQVRNIADVTTAVARGDLSRKITVEARGETLELKDTINTMVDQLSAFASEVTRVAKEVGTEGNLGGQAEVPGVAGTWKDLTDNVNAMASNLTNQIRNIADVTTAVAKGDLSRKITVDVQGEILELKNTINTMVDQLSAFASEVTRVAKEVGTEGILGGQAEVPGAAGTWRALTDNVNAMANSLTLQVRAIADVATAVTRGDLSRQITVEAQGELDELKNNLNQMIGNLKETTEKNTDQDWLKTNLAKFSQMMQGQKDLETVSRLIMSELTPLVSAHYGVFYLMDDAAGAPALRLLASYAYKERKNVSNVFRLGEGLVGQAALEKKSILLTNVPDDYVTIVSGLGEAPPRNIIVLPILFEGEVKAVIELASFQPFSQIHQLFLDQLSESVGVVINMISANMRTAELLEQSQGLTHELQSQSEELKRQQEELKKTNTELEQQAKTLRTSEELLKDQQEELQQVNEELEEKASLLVEQNRKVEQKNAEVEAARVALEEKAEQLALSSKYKSEFTANMSHELRTPLNSLLILARLLAENKDGNLTPKQVEFANTILSSGNDLLTLINDVLDLSKVEAGKMDISPTEVALTELSTFVEHSFRPVAEQKNLLLNTEIQPGLPPAIYTDGQRLQQVLKNLVANAIKFTEKGAVTLTIRPAEAGRRYQSPQLQAAKEVVAFSVSDTGIGIPRDKQRLIFEAFQQADGTTNRRFGGTGLGLSISREITRLLGGEIRVESEIGKGSAFTLYLPAKYHPDPDSDMDGDGSSQEALIRRASRPASSLPYQQRPALAGEEQGATARQTGEPREEIPDDRDDIAPGDRVVLVIENDPSFAKILLGIAQERGFKGVVALDGDAGLEAASDYRPDAITLDIDLPGGTYGWGVLDQLKHNPETRHIPVHIISGVERRQQGLKAGALAYLEKPVSKESLDEAFGRIATFIDEREKSLLIVEDDETQRNSMVELIGDEDVNIVAVDSAEAALDALAKQKFDCMVVDLGLRDMSGFDLLERVKQDPGMQEMPIIVYTGKELTPAEDTRLRKYAETIIVKDVKSPERLLDETALFLHRVEAKLPEQKRVMLERLHNSDALMAGKHVLVVDDDVRNIFSLTSVLEARGMEVRFAENGKDAIKALEDDPAVDLVLMDVMMPEMDGYQTMSAIREMEEFKTLPIIALTAKAMKGDREKCIAAGASDYITKPVDTEQLLSLMRVWLYR from the coding sequence GTGGAAATCGGAGACGAGATCGAGATCGAGGGCGTCGCTGACGCTCCGACCGGCGCTGCGCGTACCCGCAGGCGAAGCAAGGGCAAGTCGGGCAAGCGAGCCGGCAACGGGAGGCAGACCGGCAACGGTAACGGGTCGCGCCAGATTGAGATGCGGCGGCTACTGGCCGGCCTGAAAGACATGTGCGGCGGCGATTTCAGCGTGCGTCTGCCCGACAGTGCCGATCCGATGATGAACGACATCATCGACGAGTTCAACGCCATCGCCGCGCGGAACCAGGCGGTCACGACCGAGCTGCGCCGCGTCGCGACGACGGTCGGCAGCGAAGGGCGGATGCACGACCGCGCGTTCGTCCCCGAAGTCGAGGGCGGCTGGCGGTCCATGATCGGCTCCGTGAACTCCCTGATCACCGATCTCGTCCAGCCCACCACCGAAGTCGCGCGCGTGCTCACGGCGGTGGCCGAGGGCGACCTCAGTCAAAAGATTGTTCTGGAGATGGAAGGGAAGGCGGTCCAGGGGGAATTCCTCCGGATCGGCACCACGGTCAACACGATGGTCGATCAGCTCAGCGCTTTCGCCTCCGAAGTCACGCGCGTCGCGCGCGAGGTCGGCACCGAGGGACAGCTCGGCGGCCAGGCGAACGTCCCGGGGGTAGCCGGCACGTGGAAGGACCTGACCGACAACGTCAACATGCTCGCCGGCAACCTGACGAGCCAGGTACGGAACATCGCGGACGTCACGACGGCTGTCGCGAAGGGCGATCTATCGCGCAAGATCACGGTGGACGTGAAGGGCGAGGTGCTCGAGCTCAAGGACACGATCAACACGATGGTGGATCAGCTCAACTCGTTCGCGTCCGAAGTCACGCGCGTCGCGCGCGAGGTGGGAACGGAAGGGGTGCTCGGCGGGCAGGCGAACGTGCCGGGCGTGGCGGGCACGTGGAAGGACCTGACGGACAACGTGAACTTCATGGCCTCGAACCTCACGGGCCAGGTGCGAAACATCGCCGACGTGACGACGGCCGTCGCGCGCGGCGACCTGTCGCGCAAGATCACCGCGGACGCCCGCGGCGAGATTCTCGAGCTGAAGAACACGATCAACACGATGGTGGACCAGCTCAGCGCGTTCGCATCGGAAGTGACGCGCGTCGCGAAGGAAGTGGGAACCGACGGCAAGCTCGGCGGCCAGGCGGAAGTTCCGGGGGTCGGAGGCACGTGGAAGGACCTGACCGACAACGTGAACACGCTCGCCGGAAATCTGACGAGCCAGGTGCGGAACATCGCCGACGTTACGACGGCCGTCGCGCGCGGCGACCTCTCCCGCAAGATCACCGTCGAGGCCCGCGGCGAGACGCTCGAGCTCAAGAACACGATCAACACGATGGTGGATCAGCTCTCGGCGTTCGCGGACGAAGTCACGCGGGTCGCGAAGGAAGTGGGCACCGAGGGGAATCTGGGCGGGCAGGCGGAAGTGCCGGGCGTCGCGGGAACGTGGAAGGACCTCACGGACAACGTGAACGCGATGGCGAACAACCTCACCGGTCAGATCCGCAACATCGCCGACGTGACGACGGCCGTCGCGAAGGGCGATCTCTCGAAGAAGATCACGGTGGACGTACAGGGCGAGATCCTCGAGCTGAAGGACACCATCAACGACATGGTGGACTCGCTGCGGATCTTCGCGGGCGAGGTGACGCGCGTCGCGCGCGAGGTGGGCACGGAAGGGCGGCTCGGCGGGCAGGCGGAGGTGCCGGACGTCGCCGGAACGTGGAAGGATTTGACGGACAACGTGAACTTCATGGCCTCGAACCTCACGGGCCAGGTCCGCAACATCGCCGACGTCACGACCGCGGTCGCGCGCGGCGACCTCTCGCGGAAGATTACCGCGGAGGCGAAGGGCGAGATCCTCGAGCTGAAGAACACGATCAACACGATGGTCGATCAGCTCAGCGCGTTCGCGTCGGAAGTGACGCGCGTCGCGCGCGAGGTGGGCACGGAAGGGAAGCTCGGCGGCCAGGCGAACGTGCCCGGCGTGGCCGGCACGTGGAAGGACCTCACCGACAACGTGAACACGCTCGCGGGCAATCTGACGAGCCAGGTGCGGAACATCGCCGACGTTACGACGGCCGTCGCGCGCGGCGACCTCTCCCGCAAGATCACGGTCGAGGCGCGCGGGGAGACGCTCGAGCTGAAGGACACGATCAACACGATGGTCGATCAGCTCTCGGCGTTCGCGTCGGAGGTGACGCGCGTCGCGAAGGAAGTGGGAACCGAGGGGAACCTGGGCGGGCAGGCCGAGGTGCCGGGCGTCGCGGGAACGTGGAAGGACCTCACGGACAACGTGAACGCCATGGCCTCGAACCTCACCAATCAGATCCGCAACATCGCCGACGTCACGACCGCCGTCGCGAAGGGCGACCTGTCCCGCAAGATCACGGTGGACGTGCAGGGTGAGATCCTCGAGCTGAAGAACACCATCAACACGATGGTGGATCAGCTGTCCGCGTTCGCGTCGGAGGTCACGCGTGTCGCGAAGGAAGTCGGCACCGAGGGAATTCTTGGCGGACAGGCGGAGGTCCCGGGTGCCGCCGGCACATGGCGCGCGCTCACGGACAACGTCAACGCGATGGCCAACAGCCTCACGCTCCAGGTGCGCGCGATCGCGGACGTGGCTACGGCGGTGACGCGCGGCGATCTCAGCCGGCAGATCACGGTGGAGGCGCAAGGCGAGCTCGACGAGCTGAAGAACAATCTCAACCAGATGATCGGCAACCTGAAGGAGACCACCGAGAAGAACACCGACCAGGACTGGCTCAAGACCAACCTCGCGAAGTTCTCGCAGATGATGCAGGGGCAGAAGGACCTGGAGACCGTGTCGCGCCTCATCATGTCGGAGCTGACGCCGCTCGTGTCCGCGCACTACGGCGTGTTCTACCTCATGGACGACGCGGCCGGCGCTCCGGCGCTCCGGCTCCTGGCGAGCTACGCGTACAAAGAGCGGAAGAACGTGAGCAACGTGTTCCGGCTGGGCGAGGGCCTGGTGGGACAGGCGGCGCTGGAGAAGAAATCGATCCTGCTGACGAACGTTCCCGACGACTACGTCACGATCGTGTCGGGGCTCGGCGAAGCGCCGCCGCGGAACATCATCGTGCTGCCGATCCTGTTCGAGGGGGAGGTGAAGGCCGTGATCGAGCTGGCTTCGTTCCAGCCGTTCAGCCAGATCCACCAGCTCTTCCTCGATCAGCTCTCGGAGAGCGTCGGCGTCGTGATCAACATGATCAGCGCCAACATGCGCACCGCCGAGCTGCTGGAGCAGTCGCAGGGGCTGACGCACGAGCTGCAGAGCCAGTCGGAGGAGCTGAAGCGGCAGCAGGAGGAGCTCAAGAAGACGAACACCGAGCTGGAGCAGCAGGCCAAGACGCTCCGTACCTCGGAAGAGCTGCTGAAGGATCAGCAGGAAGAGCTGCAGCAGGTCAACGAGGAGTTGGAGGAAAAGGCCTCGCTGCTCGTGGAGCAGAACCGGAAGGTGGAGCAGAAGAACGCGGAAGTCGAGGCGGCGCGGGTGGCGCTGGAGGAGAAGGCGGAGCAGCTCGCGCTCAGCTCGAAGTACAAGTCGGAGTTCACCGCGAACATGTCGCACGAGCTGCGCACGCCGCTCAACAGCCTGCTGATCCTCGCGCGGCTCCTAGCGGAGAACAAGGACGGCAACCTCACGCCCAAGCAGGTGGAGTTCGCGAACACGATCCTGTCCTCGGGTAACGACCTGCTCACGCTGATCAACGACGTGCTCGATCTCTCCAAGGTCGAGGCGGGGAAGATGGACATCAGCCCGACGGAGGTGGCGCTCACCGAGCTGTCGACGTTCGTGGAGCACAGCTTCCGCCCGGTCGCCGAGCAGAAGAATCTCCTGCTGAACACGGAGATACAGCCCGGACTTCCTCCCGCGATCTACACCGACGGGCAGCGCCTGCAGCAGGTGCTCAAGAATCTGGTGGCGAACGCGATCAAGTTCACCGAGAAGGGCGCGGTGACGCTGACGATCCGTCCGGCCGAAGCGGGGCGCCGGTACCAGTCGCCGCAGCTGCAGGCGGCGAAGGAAGTAGTGGCGTTCTCCGTCTCCGACACGGGCATCGGCATCCCGCGCGACAAGCAGCGGCTGATCTTCGAGGCGTTCCAGCAAGCCGACGGAACCACCAACAGGAGGTTCGGGGGGACCGGGCTCGGGCTGTCGATCAGCCGTGAGATCACCCGGCTTCTCGGCGGCGAGATCCGCGTCGAGAGCGAGATCGGCAAGGGGAGCGCTTTCACGCTGTATCTCCCCGCGAAATACCATCCGGATCCGGACTCGGACATGGATGGCGACGGCTCGTCCCAGGAAGCTCTCATCCGCCGCGCGTCGAGGCCCGCGAGCAGCCTCCCGTATCAGCAGCGCCCGGCGTTGGCCGGGGAGGAACAGGGCGCGACCGCACGTCAGACCGGCGAGCCGCGGGAGGAGATTCCCGACGACCGCGACGACATCGCCCCGGGCGATCGCGTGGTGCTGGTCATCGAGAACGATCCCTCGTTCGCGAAGATTCTCCTGGGGATAGCGCAAGAGCGCGGCTTCAAGGGGGTAGTGGCGCTGGACGGCGACGCCGGCCTGGAAGCGGCCAGCGATTACCGACCGGATGCCATCACGCTCGACATCGACCTGCCGGGAGGGACGTATGGCTGGGGCGTGCTGGACCAGCTGAAGCACAATCCGGAGACGCGGCACATTCCGGTGCACATCATCTCCGGCGTCGAGCGCAGGCAGCAGGGATTGAAGGCGGGAGCGCTGGCCTATCTCGAGAAGCCGGTCAGCAAGGAATCCCTCGACGAGGCCTTTGGTCGCATCGCGACGTTCATCGACGAGCGGGAGAAATCGCTGCTAATCGTCGAGGACGACGAGACGCAGCGCAACAGCATGGTGGAGCTGATCGGAGACGAGGACGTCAACATAGTCGCCGTCGACAGCGCCGAGGCGGCGCTCGATGCGCTGGCGAAGCAGAAGTTCGATTGCATGGTCGTGGACCTGGGACTGCGCGACATGAGCGGCTTCGATCTGCTCGAGCGGGTGAAGCAGGACCCCGGGATGCAGGAGATGCCCATCATCGTCTACACAGGCAAGGAGCTGACTCCCGCCGAGGACACGCGGCTGCGGAAGTACGCCGAGACGATCATCGTGAAGGACGTGAAATCGCCGGAGCGGCTGCTGGACGAGACCGCGCTGTTCCTCCACCGGGTGGAGGCCAAGCTGCCGGAGCAGAAGCGGGTGATGCTCGAGCGGCTGCACAACTCCGACGCGCTGATGGCGGGCAAGCACGTGCTCGTCGTTGACGACGACGTGCGCAACATCTTCTCGCTCACCAGCGTGCTCGAGGCGCGCGGCATGGAAGTACGGTTCGCCGAGAACGGCAAGGACGCGATCAAGGCGCTGGAAGACGACCCTGCCGTCGACCTGGTGCTGATGGACGTCATGATGCCGGAGATGGACGGCTACCAGACGATGTCCGCGATCCGGGAGATGGAGGAGTTCAAGACGCTGCCGATCATCGCGCTCACCGCGAAGGCGATGAAGGGTGACCGGGAGAAGTGCATCGCGGCCGGCGCGTCGGATTACATCACGAAGCCGGTGGACACGGAACAGCTCCTTTCACTGATGCGGGTGTGGCTGTATCGCTGA